A single Vulcanisaeta distributa DSM 14429 DNA region contains:
- a CDS encoding FAD binding domain-containing protein, protein MGMAYTLGIPRGFKYVRASTIDEALKLLNEYGGDAKVLAGGMSLMPMLKLRMTEVKYLIDILGINDLRYIRVEGNHLRIGALTTHNDIAMNRVVNDNAKILSESAWHIADIQVRNLGTIGGSLAHADPAANYYPALIALDAEVMIKGIGTERVVKVSDLYKGPYITDLKPNELITEVRIPLSGLRGVYEIFRRGGASFPSVIIAVAYQEKDGVITDSRISIGAVYPEPVLVSGHLNGLGVREVGAKVNDIVNSIFSSIDAKPLEDTHAPGDYKVKVAKNLLTKALTEIANGSVQYIKAPIKDELIKWEFRDGVEYVGDLVRVRVNVNGQWIEDLVEPRLLLIDFLRRHGFKEVRRGCDEGKCGACTVLVDGRAVKSCMVPVVRVSGHSVTTVRGLSKGMELHPIQRAFLEEYAMQCGFCTHGFMMVTHDYLTNIDPTANDDLLKLSIKNICRCTGYINIIKAIKRAAKYLQP, encoded by the coding sequence ATGGGCATGGCGTACACCCTCGGTATTCCCAGGGGATTTAAGTATGTCAGAGCCTCGACAATTGATGAGGCCTTGAAGCTACTCAATGAGTACGGTGGTGATGCCAAGGTACTTGCTGGCGGCATGAGCCTAATGCCCATGCTCAAGTTGAGGATGACCGAGGTTAAGTATTTGATTGATATACTCGGTATTAATGACCTTAGGTACATCAGGGTTGAGGGTAATCACTTAAGGATTGGCGCATTAACCACGCATAATGACATTGCAATGAATAGGGTAGTTAATGATAACGCGAAGATATTGAGTGAGTCTGCATGGCACATAGCCGATATTCAGGTTAGGAACCTGGGTACAATAGGCGGTAGCCTAGCCCACGCAGATCCAGCGGCTAATTACTACCCAGCCCTGATAGCACTGGATGCCGAGGTCATGATTAAGGGGATTGGTACTGAGAGGGTCGTTAAGGTTTCAGACCTTTACAAAGGGCCATACATCACTGACCTAAAGCCCAATGAGTTAATTACAGAGGTCAGAATACCACTCAGCGGCCTTAGGGGTGTTTATGAGATCTTCAGGAGGGGTGGTGCATCGTTCCCAAGCGTTATCATAGCCGTTGCTTATCAGGAGAAGGATGGGGTTATAACAGACTCCAGGATATCCATTGGCGCCGTTTACCCAGAGCCCGTGCTAGTGAGCGGGCACTTGAATGGACTTGGGGTTAGGGAGGTTGGGGCTAAGGTTAATGACATTGTGAACTCCATATTCTCTTCAATAGACGCAAAGCCCCTTGAGGACACACATGCACCTGGTGATTACAAGGTCAAGGTTGCAAAGAACCTATTGACTAAGGCCTTAACGGAGATTGCCAATGGGTCCGTGCAGTACATTAAGGCGCCCATTAAGGATGAGCTTATTAAGTGGGAGTTCAGGGATGGTGTTGAGTACGTTGGCGATTTGGTTAGGGTTAGGGTTAACGTTAATGGCCAGTGGATTGAGGACTTGGTTGAGCCGAGATTATTGCTTATAGACTTCCTGAGGAGGCATGGGTTTAAGGAAGTTAGGAGGGGTTGTGATGAGGGTAAGTGCGGCGCGTGTACCGTGCTTGTTGATGGTAGGGCTGTCAAGTCATGCATGGTCCCCGTGGTCAGGGTTTCAGGGCACTCAGTAACCACCGTAAGGGGTTTGAGTAAGGGAATGGAGCTACACCCAATACAGAGGGCATTCCTTGAGGAGTACGCAATGCAGTGCGGCTTCTGTACTCATGGCTTCATGATGGTGACGCATGACTACCTCACGAACATAGACCCGACGGCTAACGATGATCTATTGAAACTAAGCATTAAGAATATTTGCCGCTGCACCGGTTACATAAACATAATTAAGGCTATTAAGAGGGCAGCTAAATACCTACAGCCCTGA
- a CDS encoding PaREP1 family protein has product MRRLNTEALAKERLEEAMKELDVAEVFLREGLTSNAAGKAFQAWKAFLSYLALKNADQLQEKYRGNKRVGNVTIPFHEWIAAVIPTNRMTELSAEMERIVPGVAELTAMALQLHEYQYNGPDPEGIRSKIPNDETAIALIKSFIVKARALMSVLSKGSNSIHTSG; this is encoded by the coding sequence ATGAGAAGATTGAATACAGAGGCTTTGGCGAAGGAGAGGCTTGAGGAGGCTATGAAGGAGCTTGATGTTGCGGAGGTTTTCTTAAGGGAAGGTCTCACTAGTAATGCGGCAGGTAAGGCATTCCAGGCGTGGAAGGCATTCCTCTCGTATCTAGCACTGAAGAATGCAGATCAACTTCAGGAAAAATATCGTGGGAATAAACGTGTTGGGAATGTCACCATACCATTCCATGAATGGATAGCCGCAGTAATACCGACCAATAGAATGACCGAGCTAAGCGCGGAGATGGAGAGAATAGTCCCAGGTGTGGCTGAGTTAACTGCCATGGCCCTACAATTACATGAGTATCAATACAACGGCCCAGACCCGGAAGGCATTAGAAGCAAGATACCAAATGACGAAACGGCTATAGCATTAATTAAGTCATTCATAGTTAAGGCGAGAGCACTAATGAGCGTTCTAAGTAAAGGGTCAAATAGTATCCATACATCTGGCTAA
- a CDS encoding mechanosensitive ion channel family protein: MSSTVNSTATQIKVFGFIPQYVFYTVLAAVVIIVVGYVVGRLVEILIKKISYTTGLDAFFRKTSVGRALLRSGYTAGDFLGLFVKWVIYIAAIFYALLELSYASPNLAFLYDTSRSVLTYLPYLVSGVIILIIGLIMVDWISDYFKRSYPANDQYSQTLLNFVGDAFRFILYYMVITIALSVMKVNVTILYIFAQGLAWAVAIGLGVAIGLVLAVPLREPLRRFLEREWDQSRDGDKRRGDVGG; this comes from the coding sequence ATGAGTTCCACCGTGAATTCAACGGCAACGCAAATCAAGGTGTTTGGCTTTATACCACAGTATGTTTTTTACACGGTACTTGCCGCCGTGGTCATAATAGTCGTGGGATACGTAGTTGGTAGACTCGTGGAAATACTAATTAAGAAAATCTCCTACACCACGGGCCTAGATGCCTTCTTTAGGAAGACCTCCGTGGGCCGTGCACTGCTCAGGAGTGGTTATACGGCTGGTGACTTCCTCGGTCTCTTCGTTAAGTGGGTCATTTATATAGCGGCGATCTTCTATGCCCTACTTGAACTATCCTACGCAAGCCCAAACCTCGCCTTCCTATATGATACCTCAAGGAGCGTATTGACATACCTGCCATACCTAGTGTCCGGCGTGATTATTCTAATCATTGGTTTAATAATGGTCGATTGGATAAGCGATTATTTTAAGCGTAGTTACCCAGCAAATGACCAATACTCACAGACCCTGCTTAACTTCGTTGGTGATGCCTTTAGATTCATACTTTACTACATGGTCATAACAATCGCGTTGAGTGTTATGAAGGTTAACGTGACCATACTCTACATATTCGCCCAAGGACTCGCCTGGGCAGTGGCTATTGGCCTTGGGGTTGCCATTGGTCTCGTGCTTGCCGTACCATTGAGGGAGCCGCTGAGGAGGTTCCTTGAGCGTGAGTGGGATCAGTCAAGGGATGGTGATAAAAGGAGGGGTGATGTAGGTGGCTAA
- a CDS encoding glycosyltransferase, producing the protein MAKPVIGVIMYQTSNSKGQELVAQRMVKWFLRLGYEAYLITSIYHDGNEVVRRRAVETSLEGYVFQEKDPAIGLPTIRVDSYVARWPPRRIMFKNFVDVLRRISENFNVNSLITHSTLWNGPEDTAKYVMWRRMLTTFGLENSNVFFGHMSHYQPPDPTRYDVVERTYRLAWNHMAFPEIFKAANLILCVTPLEGEEMIRMGARPEQIYVFPGGIDDDEVADLNAVDSSDFRVKYRIPDDVKIVAYLGTVEERKNPLAVVRVAKMLRHRRDVHFVIAGKPGDQWDEVVSEARGLSNVTLTGELSVEDKKKLIKEAYVNIIMSKMEALGLTQLEFMYGGVPVITSAVYGQKWVVRNGVDGIHVNGPDDVEGAAKAVERLLDHPEERDRMSRNARERASQLLMSKLVKELAVKIEEYLR; encoded by the coding sequence GTGGCTAAGCCTGTCATTGGCGTTATAATGTACCAGACAAGCAATTCCAAGGGGCAGGAGTTGGTGGCTCAGAGGATGGTTAAGTGGTTTCTTAGGCTTGGTTATGAGGCCTACCTAATAACGAGTATTTACCACGACGGTAATGAGGTTGTTAGGAGGAGGGCTGTAGAGACCTCACTTGAGGGTTATGTATTTCAGGAGAAGGACCCAGCCATTGGGCTACCCACCATTAGGGTTGATAGTTATGTTGCTAGGTGGCCGCCCAGGAGGATCATGTTCAAGAACTTCGTGGATGTGCTTAGAAGGATCAGTGAGAATTTCAATGTGAATTCATTAATAACGCATTCCACGCTTTGGAATGGGCCTGAGGACACGGCTAAGTACGTGATGTGGAGGAGGATGTTGACGACATTTGGACTTGAGAATAGTAACGTGTTCTTTGGGCACATGAGCCACTACCAACCGCCTGACCCAACTAGGTATGACGTTGTTGAGAGGACGTATAGGCTTGCCTGGAACCACATGGCATTCCCAGAGATCTTCAAGGCAGCAAACCTCATCCTCTGCGTGACGCCACTCGAGGGTGAGGAGATGATTAGGATGGGTGCAAGGCCCGAGCAAATCTACGTATTTCCAGGGGGTATTGACGATGATGAGGTGGCTGATCTAAATGCCGTTGATTCGAGTGACTTCAGGGTTAAGTATAGGATTCCCGATGACGTCAAGATAGTGGCTTACCTGGGCACTGTTGAGGAGAGGAAGAACCCGCTTGCTGTTGTCAGGGTTGCCAAGATGCTTAGGCATAGGCGTGACGTGCACTTCGTAATTGCTGGCAAGCCCGGTGACCAATGGGATGAGGTTGTCAGTGAGGCTAGGGGCTTAAGTAACGTGACCTTGACTGGGGAGTTGAGTGTTGAGGATAAGAAGAAGTTGATTAAGGAGGCTTACGTGAACATAATAATGAGTAAGATGGAGGCCCTCGGGCTGACGCAGCTGGAGTTCATGTATGGTGGTGTTCCCGTAATAACCTCCGCGGTTTACGGCCAGAAGTGGGTCGTTAGGAATGGCGTTGATGGGATACACGTTAATGGCCCAGACGATGTTGAGGGCGCCGCTAAGGCCGTGGAGAGGCTCCTGGATCACCCTGAGGAGAGGGATAGGATGAGTAGGAATGCGAGGGAGAGGGCATCGCAATTATTAATGAGTAAGCTCGTTAAGGAACTTGCCGTTAAGATTGAGGAATACTTGCGCTAG
- a CDS encoding ribbon-helix-helix protein, CopG family produces the protein MGKVRISIYIDEELWREFKRYAAERGLNASELLEELIKEELMIELNTLILEETTPELDFEPIKPREPVSGLVREMRDERENSLSGQ, from the coding sequence ATGGGCAAGGTTAGGATCAGTATTTATATCGATGAGGAATTATGGAGGGAGTTTAAGAGATATGCCGCGGAGCGAGGTTTAAACGCTAGCGAATTGCTGGAGGAATTGATTAAGGAGGAGCTGATGATTGAGCTTAATACGCTAATACTCGAGGAGACTACTCCAGAACTTGATTTTGAACCGATTAAGCCCAGGGAACCGGTGAGTGGTCTCGTGAGGGAGATGAGGGATGAAAGAGAGAATAGTTTATCTGGACAGTAA
- a CDS encoding archease — MQCQLPTRYEYGEHTADIAVIAYGCTLEEAFKNAALGVAGLTYYIDRVEPREFVEVNVGGEDLEQLLFNWIDEFIYLFDGRKFAYGDYFREVSIEGNGPYRIRAVVGGEHFDINKHGYRGLIVKAMTYNMMEIKRADNYWRLTFVVDI, encoded by the coding sequence ATGCAGTGCCAATTACCCACTAGGTATGAGTATGGGGAGCATACGGCGGACATCGCCGTGATAGCCTACGGCTGCACGCTTGAGGAGGCCTTCAAAAACGCGGCACTTGGGGTTGCGGGCCTTACCTACTACATTGATAGGGTTGAGCCGAGGGAGTTCGTGGAGGTTAACGTGGGGGGTGAGGATCTTGAGCAGTTATTGTTTAATTGGATTGATGAGTTCATCTACCTATTCGATGGCAGGAAGTTCGCCTATGGCGACTACTTCAGGGAGGTTAGTATAGAGGGTAATGGACCGTATAGGATCAGGGCTGTCGTTGGCGGTGAGCACTTCGACATCAATAAGCATGGTTATAGGGGGTTGATAGTCAAGGCGATGACCTACAACATGATGGAGATTAAAAGGGCCGATAACTACTGGAGGCTCACGTTTGTGGTTGATATTTAG
- a CDS encoding AAA family ATPase, with the protein MLFDLHPKESRDELFGRDEEVEYVKRQVRAGNWVVIGGQRGIGKTSLMKVVLNELSREGFRAIYINARGVTTLRDLLTILVNEVNRTRLRLRLNVSLNFIVGSAGITLSRGSRVFNSLLELLLSIDENTVIGLDEVQELSRVTGQFLRILGNVFMSNPRVSFIFTGSYVGLVKTLLKPNPESPLYGRPPVEVKLKPFNDELSREFLKRGFRELGIQFNAFDTVIDRLDGVVGWLTLFGNYHGVRGLDVDEALRETINEGVKIMVNEIEHFLEDKANKALYLAILSALRVVNRWKDIKFAVTTRLGREFGDRELLNALNALINYNFVVKVREGEYRLADPILREVDYDKLIKRYLRMDY; encoded by the coding sequence ATGCTCTTTGATTTACACCCGAAGGAGTCTAGAGATGAGCTCTTTGGTAGGGATGAGGAGGTTGAGTATGTTAAGAGGCAAGTTAGGGCTGGTAATTGGGTCGTCATCGGCGGTCAGCGTGGTATCGGTAAAACCAGCCTAATGAAGGTTGTGTTAAATGAATTATCTAGGGAGGGATTTAGGGCTATCTATATTAATGCCAGGGGTGTTACAACGCTTAGGGATTTATTAACGATACTAGTTAATGAGGTTAATAGGACACGCTTAAGGCTTAGGCTCAACGTCTCTCTAAACTTCATAGTCGGTTCAGCAGGGATAACCCTGAGCAGGGGTTCCAGGGTGTTCAATAGCCTGCTTGAGCTCTTACTATCTATTGATGAGAATACGGTTATTGGGCTTGATGAGGTTCAGGAGTTAAGTAGGGTTACTGGTCAATTCTTGAGGATACTCGGCAACGTATTCATGAGCAATCCAAGGGTCTCATTCATATTCACGGGATCCTACGTAGGTCTCGTAAAGACACTACTCAAGCCAAACCCCGAGTCCCCATTATACGGCAGGCCACCCGTCGAGGTTAAGCTAAAGCCGTTTAATGACGAATTATCCAGGGAATTCCTTAAGAGGGGTTTCAGGGAATTGGGCATTCAATTTAACGCATTCGATACCGTCATTGACAGGCTTGATGGTGTTGTTGGTTGGCTAACATTATTTGGTAATTATCACGGTGTTAGGGGCTTAGACGTTGATGAGGCATTGAGGGAGACGATTAATGAGGGGGTTAAGATCATGGTTAATGAGATTGAGCACTTCCTCGAGGACAAGGCTAACAAGGCTCTCTACCTAGCCATACTTTCCGCATTGAGAGTCGTGAATAGGTGGAAGGATATAAAGTTCGCCGTGACGACGAGGCTTGGTAGGGAATTCGGAGATAGGGAACTCCTGAACGCATTGAATGCCTTAATTAACTATAACTTCGTTGTGAAGGTCAGGGAGGGTGAGTATAGGCTTGCTGACCCAATACTTAGGGAGGTTGATTACGATAAGCTAATTAAGAGGTACTTACGAATGGATTACTAA
- a CDS encoding ABC transporter permease, whose amino-acid sequence MPIYPRGLAVIALSVYLASIALGLVISTMLAVYYLPQLFLLNIGNVTIKKGESMSIFTSWVPINLAYSLRDMGFMAIPEVIMPSVVNRTPVIVRGIVPSYINYYGVNATAQELNEGALVGYELARELHVRVGDELVITSFKGITNNLTVAGIIKSIKYPQLNYEVVINLTTAQHLDSLPSSVVNVIYVNASYGLISRVNGMYGLRIITHILNGSLAVLNSMNHTVFNGPLTNMTLTLPFGVYYVVAYNRSLIIWFSTVILESNKTIELMKMPVPRMVSSYPVSPSEWVIVRWPNGSLVSSYYLLIYYMNGSLAYSTVGGGVTPISVPGGMYRIDVVMGNTYYSVSEYVVPGSNVTVVLTPYSILVGELMTHAYNYFTSVLPLSSASGPAALISALRVGIGTFIGVIMGLLVIVSIGLIGIVNYSVEVNRELIMYLRLNHAGKLSIMLMVDAPLVMMYPAFTALGLLTANYLWRPMVGAMGLSLMGQPIYLIVVSNYYPYIAAFIIVSALLIIMHLITRLRVVGVE is encoded by the coding sequence ATGCCTATCTACCCTAGGGGCCTTGCCGTGATTGCGCTGTCCGTATACCTCGCGTCCATAGCCCTTGGCCTAGTCATATCCACAATGCTGGCGGTATACTACTTACCGCAACTATTCCTCCTCAACATCGGTAATGTCACGATTAAGAAGGGAGAGTCAATGTCCATATTCACGAGTTGGGTACCAATAAACCTTGCCTACTCCCTCAGGGATATGGGCTTTATGGCTATTCCCGAGGTCATAATGCCCTCCGTCGTGAATAGAACCCCAGTGATTGTTAGGGGTATTGTACCAAGCTACATTAATTACTACGGGGTCAATGCGACGGCCCAGGAATTAAATGAGGGTGCCTTAGTTGGTTATGAATTGGCTAGGGAGCTACATGTTAGGGTTGGTGATGAGTTGGTGATCACGTCCTTTAAGGGCATTACCAATAACTTGACGGTTGCGGGGATCATAAAGTCAATTAAATACCCGCAGCTTAATTATGAAGTCGTAATAAATCTGACCACGGCGCAGCATTTAGATTCGTTGCCGTCGTCCGTGGTTAATGTAATATACGTTAATGCGAGTTATGGATTGATAAGTAGGGTTAATGGTATGTATGGGTTGAGGATAATAACCCACATACTTAATGGTTCACTCGCCGTATTAAACTCGATGAATCACACGGTATTTAATGGCCCCCTCACTAATATGACATTGACATTACCATTTGGTGTGTATTACGTGGTCGCATATAATAGATCCTTAATTATTTGGTTCTCGACGGTGATTCTCGAGAGCAACAAGACCATAGAGTTGATGAAAATGCCCGTTCCAAGGATGGTTAGCTCATACCCAGTATCGCCTAGTGAGTGGGTCATTGTGAGGTGGCCCAATGGGTCTTTAGTGAGTAGTTACTACCTACTGATTTATTACATGAATGGCTCGCTGGCATACTCAACCGTTGGGGGCGGTGTTACGCCAATATCCGTGCCTGGCGGTATGTACAGGATCGACGTGGTCATGGGCAATACCTATTATTCTGTGAGTGAGTACGTGGTGCCCGGGTCCAATGTGACTGTCGTGCTCACGCCATACTCGATACTCGTGGGTGAATTAATGACCCACGCATATAATTACTTCACGTCTGTCCTACCACTAAGTAGTGCCTCAGGGCCTGCTGCGTTGATTAGTGCCTTGAGGGTTGGGATTGGCACATTCATTGGTGTGATAATGGGCTTATTGGTTATCGTGTCGATAGGCCTCATAGGCATTGTTAATTACTCGGTTGAGGTCAATAGGGAGTTGATTATGTACTTGAGATTGAATCATGCAGGTAAATTGAGCATCATGCTCATGGTCGACGCGCCCCTGGTAATGATGTACCCGGCCTTCACGGCATTGGGGTTATTAACCGCGAATTACCTGTGGCGGCCCATGGTCGGCGCAATGGGCTTAAGCCTAATGGGTCAACCAATATACCTGATAGTGGTGAGTAATTACTACCCATACATCGCAGCCTTCATCATAGTCTCGGCACTATTAATAATTATGCACCTAATAACTAGGTTGAGGGTGGTGGGGGTTGAGTGA
- a CDS encoding ABC transporter ATP-binding protein translates to MSDVGINVINVSKSFGNHAVLRNVSIEALPNSITCVAGPSGSGKSTLLRIVAGYLRPDSGRVLINGVDLYADSRAREIINMISYVPQDDLLISGLTIRENLRLALRVQGLGNRVIEERIRWVSGLLGIEHILNKRPGQISGGERRRASIAVALARDHEFLIMDEPTNSLDRANVDLLMRILREEAGLGRVVLVATHDQYLIRNSDRLYMIRAGELTIEP, encoded by the coding sequence TTGAGTGATGTAGGTATTAACGTGATTAATGTCTCGAAGTCCTTCGGAAATCACGCAGTGCTTAGGAATGTAAGTATTGAAGCACTGCCGAACTCAATAACCTGCGTGGCTGGGCCCAGCGGTAGTGGTAAGTCAACGTTACTGAGGATAGTGGCTGGCTACCTAAGGCCTGACTCGGGTAGGGTCTTGATAAATGGTGTCGATTTGTACGCTGACTCGAGGGCCCGTGAAATCATTAACATGATATCCTACGTGCCCCAGGACGACTTATTAATAAGCGGGCTGACAATTAGGGAGAACCTTAGGCTTGCCCTTAGGGTTCAGGGGCTTGGTAATAGGGTTATTGAGGAGAGAATTAGGTGGGTAAGTGGGTTATTGGGTATTGAGCACATACTCAACAAAAGGCCTGGGCAAATCAGCGGTGGTGAGAGGAGGAGAGCTTCAATAGCGGTTGCCCTCGCCAGGGATCACGAGTTCCTCATTATGGATGAGCCAACGAATAGCCTTGATAGGGCCAACGTTGACCTACTAATGAGGATTCTCAGGGAGGAGGCTGGCCTTGGTAGGGTTGTTCTTGTGGCGACGCACGACCAATACCTAATTAGGAACTCTGACAGGCTCTATATGATCAGGGCTGGTGAATTAACGATAGAGCCCTAG